The following proteins are encoded in a genomic region of Gossypium hirsutum isolate 1008001.06 chromosome D05, Gossypium_hirsutum_v2.1, whole genome shotgun sequence:
- the LOC107905704 gene encoding probable galacturonosyltransferase 4, which yields MKMKVKVKYIVLNLLWVSVFSPIFIYTYVVGTFFDPSFSRLDFLDDVAAFTLSGDTSHLHVVPLETSTALKKPVGVVYSDHSANSFPNEMTEHKSTRVLSAASEERQPLLNNPITRAYESQLLAIRLEEQHTLPPGKIEQKEHSVNKSDQMTEAADAQVRRLKDLLIRAKVYISLPAIKSNSRLTRELRLRIKELSRAIGDAAKDTDLPKSAFEKLKAMEQSLEKGKQIQDNCGASIKRLRAMLHSTEDQLRVHKKKTTFLAQLTAKTLPKGLHCLPLRLTTEYYTLNSSQQNFLDEDKLEDPRLYHYALFSDNILAAAVVVNSTISHVKHPSKHVFHIVTDRLSYAAMRMWFLCNSPGKVTIQVQNIEEFTWLNSSYSPVLKQLGSPSIRDYYFRARRSNSVSNLKYRNPKYLSILNHLRFYLPEIFPKLNKVLFLDDDVVVQKDLSDLWSLDLKGNVNGAVETCGESFHRFDRYLNFSHPLISKNFDPHACGWAYGMNIFDLVEWRRQNITEVYHRWQKLNHDRQLWKLGTLPPGLITFWKRIHPLNRSWHVLGLGYNPNVNQREIERAAVIHYNGNLKPWLEIGIPKYRNYWAKYVDYDSVYLRDCNINP from the exons atgaaGATGAAGGTGAAGGTGAAGTATATAGTGTTGAATTTGCTATGGGTTTCCGTGTTTTCTCCCATCTTTATTTACACTTACGTGGTCGGCACTTTCTTCGATCCCTCTTTTT CGAGACTCGATTTTCTTGACGATGTTGCAGCATTT aCGTTGTCCGGGGATACCAGCCATCTCCATGTTGTTCCTCTG GAAACTTCCACAGCCCTCAAAAAACCCGTTGGGGTCGTATATTCCGACCACTCTGCTAATTCCTTCCCCAATG AGATGACGGAGCATAAATCTACAAGAGTGCTTTCTGCTGCGAGTGAAGAACGTCAACCCCTACTAAACAACCCCATTACACGGGCCTATGAATCTCAACTCTTG GCTATAAGACTTGAGGAACAACACACGCTGCCCCCTGGTAAGATTGAGCAAAAAGAGCATTCAGTTAACAAATCTGACCAAATGACTGAAGCAGCAGATGCTCAGGTCCGTCGACTCAAAGACCTGCTCATCCGTGCAAAAGTGTACATCTCCCTTCCAGCCATAAAAAGCAACTCGCGTTTGACAAGGGAGCTTCGATTGCGGATTAAGGAACTTTCACGTGCTATTGGTGATGCAGCCAAGGACACTGATCTGCCAAAAAG TGCCTTTGAGAAGTTGAAAGCAATGGAGCAATCATTAGAAAAAGGTAAGCAGATTCAAGATAACTGTGGTGCTTCGATAAAAAGGCTTCGGGCTATGCTCCACTCAACTGAAGATCAACTCCGAGTGCACAAAAAAAAGACCACGTTCTTGGCACAGTTAACTGCAAAAACCCTTCCCAAAGGTCTTCATTGCCTGCCTTTGCGTCTTACTACTGAGTATTATACCTTGAATTCTTCACAACAGAACTTTCTAGATGAAGACAAATTAGAAGACCCCCGACTGTACCATTACGCACTTTTCTCTGATAATATATTAGCAGCTGCTGTTGTTGTAAACTCAACCATTTCCCATGTTAAG CACCCTTCGAAGCATGTTTTCCACATTGTTACAGATAGGCTCAGTTATGCAGCAATGAGGATGTGGTTTCTGTGTAATTCACCTGGGAAAGTCACTATACAGGTTCAGAACATCGAAGAATTTACATGGTTAAACTCAAGCTACAGTCCAGTCCTTAAGCAGTTAGGTTCTCCTTCAATCCGTGATTATTACTTCAGGGCCCGCCGGTCTAATTCTGTTTCAAATCTGAAGTACCGAAACCCAAAATACTTGTCCATCCTGAACCATCTTCGGTTTTACCTACCAGAGATCTTCCCAAAACTCAATAAAGTATTGTTCTTAGATGATGATGTAGTAGTCCAGAAGGACCTTAGTGATCTTTGGTCCCTCGATTTGAAGGGCAACGTTAATGGTGCTGTTGAGACTTGTGGAGAAAGCTTCCATCGATTTGATCGGTATCTCAACTTCTCACATCCTCTAATCTCAAAGAACTTTGACCCACATGCTTGTGGATGGGCATATGGAATGAACATTTTCGATTTGGTGGAGTGGAGGCGGCAGAACATAACAGAGGTGTATCACAGATGGCAGAAGCTG AATCATGACAGGCAATTGTGGAAGTTGGGGACCCTGCCTCCTGGTCTCATTACATTTTGGAAACGCATTCATCCCCTGAATAGGTCTTGGCATGTGCTTGGGCTTGGCTACAATCCTAATGTCAACCAGAGGGAGATTGAACGAGCTGCTGTTATACACTATAATGGCAACTTGAAACCATGGTTGGAGATAGGCATACCCAAGTACAGAAACTATTGGGCAAAGTACGTAGATTATGATAGTGTGTATTTGCGAGATTGTAATATCAATCCATAG
- the LOC107905705 gene encoding uncharacterized protein isoform X2 — translation MIDQFINFVIRPPRADYNPEQYLWEKEFTLAGRQFKRQDLELTNARGHKLRCSHYLPSPFPEETPLPCVIYCHGNSGCRADANEAAVILLPSNITVFTLDFSGSGLSDGDYVSLGWHERDDLKIVVSYLRSERQISRIGLWGRSMGAVTSLLYGAEDPSIAGMVLDSAFSNLFDLMMELVDVYKIRLPKFTVKMAVQYMRRVIQKKAKFDIMDLNCLKVAPKTFIPALFGHASEDKFIQPHHSDLIFKSYAGDKNVIKFDGDHNSSRPQFYYDSVSIFFFNVLRPPQISSACSSKLEKYYDLGDLKVGAGMDEDPMLTRNIRPDSDEQSNSQDKPNGQSDECCSYTSSNRESWGRCSSLGGSDEESSAECTAANNGNQVTLDVLATPLKGTQQKSSGPPKEEKKKQKKQKKQKKRDSTTPKPKHEKLEKLEALSKRLRLCILKRVSHRRQGST, via the exons ATGATTGATCAGTTCATCAATTTTGTTATTCGACCGCCAAG GGCTGATTATAACCCAGAGCAGTATCTTTGGGAAAAGGAGTTTACTCTTGCAGGCAGGCAATTCAAAAGACAAGATTTGGAG CTTACAAATGCAAGGGGCCATAAGTTGCGTTGCAGTCATTATTTGCCTTCACCATTCCCTGAAGAAACTCCACTCCCTTGTGTTATATACTGCCATGGAAATAG TGGATGTAGGGCTGATGCCAATGAAGCTGCTGTAATTCTTCTTCCATCAAATATTACGGTATTCACACTTGATTTCTCAGGGTCAGGCTTATCTGATGGTGATTATGTTAGCCTTGGTTGGCATGAG AGAGACGATCTCAAGATTGTGGTATCATATTTGAGAAGTGAAAGACAAATATCACGTATAGGTCTCTGGGGACGATCAATGGGTGCTGTCACCAG CCTTCTTTATGGAGCAGAAGATCCTTCAATAGCAGGAATGGTGTTAGACAGTGCCTTCTCAAACTTATTTGATCTTATGATGGAACTGGTTGATGTGTATAAAATCCGGCTTCCTAAATTCACG GTTAAGATGGCTGTGCAGTACATGAGACGTGTAATTCAGAAGAAGGCGAAGTTTGACATTATGGATCTAAACTGTCTGAAG GTAGCACCTAAAACATTCATTCCAGCTTTATTTGGACATGCCAGTGAGGACAAATTTATTCAACCTCATCACTCTGACCTCATATTTAAATCATATGCG GGAGATAAAAACGTTATAAAATTTGATGGTGATCACAACTCCTCCAGGCCACAGTTTTATTATGATTCAGTCtccattttcttcttcaatgTGCTTCGTCCTCCTCAAATTTCTTCTGCTTGTTCAAGTAAGCTTGAGAAATACTATGATCTTGGTGATTTGAAAGTCGGTGCTGGCATGGATGAG GATCCCATGCTTACTAGAAATATTAGACCTGACAGTGATGAGCAATCAAATTCACAG GATAAGCCTAATGGCCAAAGTGATGAATGTTGCTCATATACAAGCTCAAACAGGGAAAGTTGGGGAAGGTGCTCTTCACTGGGGGGCAGTGATGAAGAATCTTCAGCAGAGTGTACGGCTGCTAATAACGGAAATCAG GTGACTCTTGATGTGCTTGCAACACCTCTGAAAGGCACGCAGCAAAAATCAAGTGGTCCACCCAAAGAGGAAAAAAAGAAGCAGAAGAAGCAGAAGAAACAGAAGAAGAGAGATTCAACAACCCCAAAGCCGAAACATGAGAAATTAGAAAAGCTAGAAGCCCTTAGTAAGCGGCTACGCCTTTGCATCCTAAAACGGGTAAGTCACCGGAGGCAGGGTTCCACGTGA
- the LOC107905705 gene encoding uncharacterized protein isoform X1 — protein MIDQFINFVIRPPRADYNPEQYLWEKEFTLAGRQFKRQDLELTNARGHKLRCSHYLPSPFPEETPLPCVIYCHGNSGCRADANEAAVILLPSNITVFTLDFSGSGLSDGDYVSLGWHERDDLKIVVSYLRSERQISRIGLWGRSMGAVTSLLYGAEDPSIAGMVLDSAFSNLFDLMMELVDVYKIRLPKFTVKMAVQYMRRVIQKKAKFDIMDLNCLKVAPKTFIPALFGHASEDKFIQPHHSDLIFKSYAGDKNVIKFDGDHNSSRPQFYYDSVSIFFFNVLRPPQISSACSSKLEKYYDLGDLKVGAGMDESLLYEIITGIETESTNVPSSSSAAPRVLMTKPVSELVSEVAPLARLDPMLTRNIRPDSDEQSNSQDKPNGQSDECCSYTSSNRESWGRCSSLGGSDEESSAECTAANNGNQVTLDVLATPLKGTQQKSSGPPKEEKKKQKKQKKQKKRDSTTPKPKHEKLEKLEALSKRLRLCILKRVSHRRQGST, from the exons ATGATTGATCAGTTCATCAATTTTGTTATTCGACCGCCAAG GGCTGATTATAACCCAGAGCAGTATCTTTGGGAAAAGGAGTTTACTCTTGCAGGCAGGCAATTCAAAAGACAAGATTTGGAG CTTACAAATGCAAGGGGCCATAAGTTGCGTTGCAGTCATTATTTGCCTTCACCATTCCCTGAAGAAACTCCACTCCCTTGTGTTATATACTGCCATGGAAATAG TGGATGTAGGGCTGATGCCAATGAAGCTGCTGTAATTCTTCTTCCATCAAATATTACGGTATTCACACTTGATTTCTCAGGGTCAGGCTTATCTGATGGTGATTATGTTAGCCTTGGTTGGCATGAG AGAGACGATCTCAAGATTGTGGTATCATATTTGAGAAGTGAAAGACAAATATCACGTATAGGTCTCTGGGGACGATCAATGGGTGCTGTCACCAG CCTTCTTTATGGAGCAGAAGATCCTTCAATAGCAGGAATGGTGTTAGACAGTGCCTTCTCAAACTTATTTGATCTTATGATGGAACTGGTTGATGTGTATAAAATCCGGCTTCCTAAATTCACG GTTAAGATGGCTGTGCAGTACATGAGACGTGTAATTCAGAAGAAGGCGAAGTTTGACATTATGGATCTAAACTGTCTGAAG GTAGCACCTAAAACATTCATTCCAGCTTTATTTGGACATGCCAGTGAGGACAAATTTATTCAACCTCATCACTCTGACCTCATATTTAAATCATATGCG GGAGATAAAAACGTTATAAAATTTGATGGTGATCACAACTCCTCCAGGCCACAGTTTTATTATGATTCAGTCtccattttcttcttcaatgTGCTTCGTCCTCCTCAAATTTCTTCTGCTTGTTCAAGTAAGCTTGAGAAATACTATGATCTTGGTGATTTGAAAGTCGGTGCTGGCATGGATGAG AGCCtgttgtatgaaataatcactGGCATTGAAACTGAATCAACCAATGTTCCAAGTTCATCTTCTGCTGCACCTAGAGTTTTGATGACTAAGCCAGTTAGTGAACTCGTCTCAGAAGTTGCACCACTTGCTAGATTG GATCCCATGCTTACTAGAAATATTAGACCTGACAGTGATGAGCAATCAAATTCACAG GATAAGCCTAATGGCCAAAGTGATGAATGTTGCTCATATACAAGCTCAAACAGGGAAAGTTGGGGAAGGTGCTCTTCACTGGGGGGCAGTGATGAAGAATCTTCAGCAGAGTGTACGGCTGCTAATAACGGAAATCAG GTGACTCTTGATGTGCTTGCAACACCTCTGAAAGGCACGCAGCAAAAATCAAGTGGTCCACCCAAAGAGGAAAAAAAGAAGCAGAAGAAGCAGAAGAAACAGAAGAAGAGAGATTCAACAACCCCAAAGCCGAAACATGAGAAATTAGAAAAGCTAGAAGCCCTTAGTAAGCGGCTACGCCTTTGCATCCTAAAACGGGTAAGTCACCGGAGGCAGGGTTCCACGTGA
- the LOC107905705 gene encoding uncharacterized protein isoform X3: MQGAISCVAVIICLHHSLKKLHSLVLYTAMEIGSGLSDGDYVSLGWHERDDLKIVVSYLRSERQISRIGLWGRSMGAVTSLLYGAEDPSIAGMVLDSAFSNLFDLMMELVDVYKIRLPKFTVKMAVQYMRRVIQKKAKFDIMDLNCLKVAPKTFIPALFGHASEDKFIQPHHSDLIFKSYAGDKNVIKFDGDHNSSRPQFYYDSVSIFFFNVLRPPQISSACSSKLEKYYDLGDLKVGAGMDESLLYEIITGIETESTNVPSSSSAAPRVLMTKPVSELVSEVAPLARLDPMLTRNIRPDSDEQSNSQDKPNGQSDECCSYTSSNRESWGRCSSLGGSDEESSAECTAANNGNQVTLDVLATPLKGTQQKSSGPPKEEKKKQKKQKKQKKRDSTTPKPKHEKLEKLEALSKRLRLCILKRVSHRRQGST, translated from the exons ATGCAAGGGGCCATAAGTTGCGTTGCAGTCATTATTTGCCTTCACCATTCCCTGAAGAAACTCCACTCCCTTGTGTTATATACTGCCATGGAAATAG GGTCAGGCTTATCTGATGGTGATTATGTTAGCCTTGGTTGGCATGAG AGAGACGATCTCAAGATTGTGGTATCATATTTGAGAAGTGAAAGACAAATATCACGTATAGGTCTCTGGGGACGATCAATGGGTGCTGTCACCAG CCTTCTTTATGGAGCAGAAGATCCTTCAATAGCAGGAATGGTGTTAGACAGTGCCTTCTCAAACTTATTTGATCTTATGATGGAACTGGTTGATGTGTATAAAATCCGGCTTCCTAAATTCACG GTTAAGATGGCTGTGCAGTACATGAGACGTGTAATTCAGAAGAAGGCGAAGTTTGACATTATGGATCTAAACTGTCTGAAG GTAGCACCTAAAACATTCATTCCAGCTTTATTTGGACATGCCAGTGAGGACAAATTTATTCAACCTCATCACTCTGACCTCATATTTAAATCATATGCG GGAGATAAAAACGTTATAAAATTTGATGGTGATCACAACTCCTCCAGGCCACAGTTTTATTATGATTCAGTCtccattttcttcttcaatgTGCTTCGTCCTCCTCAAATTTCTTCTGCTTGTTCAAGTAAGCTTGAGAAATACTATGATCTTGGTGATTTGAAAGTCGGTGCTGGCATGGATGAG AGCCtgttgtatgaaataatcactGGCATTGAAACTGAATCAACCAATGTTCCAAGTTCATCTTCTGCTGCACCTAGAGTTTTGATGACTAAGCCAGTTAGTGAACTCGTCTCAGAAGTTGCACCACTTGCTAGATTG GATCCCATGCTTACTAGAAATATTAGACCTGACAGTGATGAGCAATCAAATTCACAG GATAAGCCTAATGGCCAAAGTGATGAATGTTGCTCATATACAAGCTCAAACAGGGAAAGTTGGGGAAGGTGCTCTTCACTGGGGGGCAGTGATGAAGAATCTTCAGCAGAGTGTACGGCTGCTAATAACGGAAATCAG GTGACTCTTGATGTGCTTGCAACACCTCTGAAAGGCACGCAGCAAAAATCAAGTGGTCCACCCAAAGAGGAAAAAAAGAAGCAGAAGAAGCAGAAGAAACAGAAGAAGAGAGATTCAACAACCCCAAAGCCGAAACATGAGAAATTAGAAAAGCTAGAAGCCCTTAGTAAGCGGCTACGCCTTTGCATCCTAAAACGGGTAAGTCACCGGAGGCAGGGTTCCACGTGA